One Dioscorea cayenensis subsp. rotundata cultivar TDr96_F1 chromosome 17, TDr96_F1_v2_PseudoChromosome.rev07_lg8_w22 25.fasta, whole genome shotgun sequence DNA window includes the following coding sequences:
- the LOC120281339 gene encoding protein WHAT'S THIS FACTOR 9, mitochondrial encodes MILTRKPKRSLNVHPQILLFYQNYVDVKMKWKKDLYFDTIPIINKSKELRPLLALKDIIAADPTGAIPVSTVSKRARSLEISGRVASFLRKHPAIFQEFVGPKYNLPWFKLTQEAIDLDLEESSVFEACWPKIVDRLRRLVLMSREKVLPLSIVQGMLWFLGLPEDYLKREQENPSGYFQIVGLGDGEEGLKAVVDPRETVLSALQRNTLGQLGGSAEELPSVLPFPLFPSKGLRLKRKIESWLDGFQNLEYVSPYEDFSSLDPSSDVSEKRVVGVLHELLSLFVDCSAERRKLLCLKKQLGLPQKFHKVFERYPHVFYLLLKNKTCTVVLKEPYCAGSATAIEKHPMFSIRKKYVKLMNKSQEILRNRRSGKPMKQHSDDDVDGNVDDSATEEDSEELFRVAEETMGN; translated from the coding sequence ATGATTCTCACCAGGAAACCCAAGAGATCCCTCAATGTCCACCCCCAAATCCTTCTCTTCTACCAGAACTACGTAGATGTCAAGATGAAATGGAAGAAAGACCTCTACTTTGATACCATCCCCATCATCAACAAATCTAAAGAACTCCGACCCCTACTCGCCCTCAAAGACATCATCGCCGCCGATCCCACCGGCGCTATCCCCGTCTCAACCGTCTCCAAGCGCGCCCGTTCTCTCGAGATATCCGGCCGCGTCGCCAGTTTTCTCCGCAAGCATCCCGCCATTTTCCAAGAGTTTGTCGGCCCCAAGTATAATCTTCCCTGGTTTAAGCTCACTCAAGAAGCCATTGATCTTGATCTTGAGGAAAGTTCGGTTTTTGAAGCCTGCTGGCCGAAGATCGTCGACCGGTTGCGGAGGCTTGTGTTGATGTCTCGAGAGAAGGTGCTGCCTTTGAGTATAGTTCAGGGGATGCTTTGGTTTTTAGGTTTGCCTGAAGATTATCTTAAGAGAGAGCAAGAGAATCCTAGTGGATATTTTCAGATTGTAGGATTGGgtgatggagaagaaggtttGAAAGCTGTGGTTGATCCTAGGGAGACTGTTCTCTCTGCTTTACAGAGGAATACGTTGGGGCAGTTGGGTGGATCAGCAGAGGAACTGCCGTCCGTGTTGCCATTCCCTTTATTTCCTTCTAAAGGGTTGAGATTAAAGAGAAAGATTGAATCTTGGCTGGATGGATTTCAGAATTTGGAGTATGTGTCTCCTTATGAGGATTTTTCAAGCTTGGATCCAAGTAGTGATGTTTCAGAGAAACGGGTAGTGGGAGTTCTACATGAGTTATTGAGTTTATTTGTTGATTGCTCTGCAGAGAGGAGGAAGCTGCTTTGCTTGAAGAAGCAGTTAGGGTTGCCACAGAAGTTCCACAAAGTGTTTGAGAGGTATCCTCATGTGTTCTACTTGTTGCTTAAGAATAAGACTTGCACTGTTGTTCTTAAGGAGCCCTATTGTGCGGGATCAGCAACTGCAATTGAGAAGCACCCAATGTTCTCTATCCGGAAAAAGTATGTGAAGTTGATGAATAAATCACAAGAGATATTGAGGAACCGCAGGAGTGGGAAGCCTATGAAGCAGCACTctgatgatgatgtggatggAAATGTGGATGATTCTGCTACTGAAGAGGACTCTGAGGAACTGTTTAGAGTTGCAGAAGAAACCATGGGGAATTAG